In Plasmodium coatneyi strain Hackeri chromosome 4, complete sequence, the genomic window TCTACACGGGAAAGGCGCAACAACGTGTAAGTTGTCCTTCGATGGGCCATTCGAACCATGTTATTCACGTGAAAGAAGTCCAAAAACTCAGAGGCGCCAACACTGGAATGGAGCACAGGAGTGTCAATCTTCATTCCGTGTAGcctttcttccaattttttttttttttttttttttttctttaaaaatatggagTCCCCcccgaagaagaaaatggatCTGCAGATATTCCCGATATTCATATTATCGTACACATCGTGGAGGCAGATGTAAATGTTTGTCTGCTTCTGCTTCTGCTTCTCCTTATGTGGGTAGTCTTTGAGGAATTGTTTGGCCTTTTTCATGGTACGGTAGGTGGTTTGCATGATGATATCGTTGTGTGGGAAGCCGCCCACCAGGTCGTCCATCTTCCTCTTGCTAGTTGTCTTTATTGGGATGTTCCGTTTTTTTAGCGTGTCGAATATGTACTGGTACGCCTCCTTGCgcgtttttttgttcagccGGATTTTCTCGTTCACCTGCGGGGTAAAGTGGTGGAGTGGAGTATTCAGCATGACGTGCGCAGACATGGGTGAGGACCTCAGACGGGGCAGCTTCTCTACCGCTGCGTCTTATACAGGCTTATGTAGCAGATGCTGCCCTACCAGGACGCTATGAATGGTCCGCTCATTCTTCACCAGGACGGACGACACTGAATTTACCCCGTACACATAATCTATGTCATTCTCTGCCTGAGCATCCAagaatttatttctttttatatttactgATGGGGTGTCTGATTTGTCGTTACGGTGAGGGGAGGAGAGCGAGTAGATCGTCTTGGGCCGCCCATTGACACGGCGTGGTTGAAAGTTAGGTTGATATTCTGGGAGGACGCCAAATGGGGTAACTTCTACGCAACTCAGGAAGAGAAGCATCACGCAGCGGGCGTGCTTTGTCCGCATGGCCACATTGCTAAAGGTGCGATGCGAAAGTGGAGCTCACTTGTTATGTTGTGCGGGGCGGCAGTTCGCCATTTCTACATTTGCACATCTACAAGTtgatttattcttttctcactcttcttcttcttcacgtGGGTGAGCAATGAACAGGAGGAGAGTGAGCCAAGCGGGGAGTTAACTCCGACGGGGATACGCCACTtggcgagaaaaaaaaaaaaaaaaaaaaactcatacGGGTATACCTACGTATGTGCTTATGTATGCACTTATGCATTTATCTACATATGGCCTAGCCGTTGCAGTGCTATCAGCGCGCCGCTCCAGGTTGGCAACATCTCGGCCAACCTGTCGTGTTGTTGGTGAAATTGATtgatcttcatttttttaacaaaaaagttGTGGGtgacacaaaaatgaagaaaaaaaaaaaaaagggggggaacgttaaaaaggatttttttcccccttttcaaaCTCTAAATGGGgttaataaaagaagaaaaagaagatgatAAAGAAGGATAACACTGGCACAAATTGCAAATGGCGCATTTAGGCAATTCTTATGCATAGTTTACTGGGGAAAAATCATTTAGTGTGTTAATGCCCCTCTACACACAGGGAGGCTCCGTAGCATGTGAGCGGTACGAATGGGAACTGGGCTATGTGTCCCGACGAGCAGGTTCCACGTGAGGCACAGTGGCATTCGGCTGGACTGCAGGCCCCTTCACCGCCGAACCTTCTTAAACTTGCCCCTGCGTAAGAGGTCCTGATTTTCCTTCATCTCAGTATCGGCCAGGCGCAGCGCCTCGACCGTTTGCTCGTGATAGAGGAGCACGTCGTTTTCATCGAGCTCATTAAATTTGTCAATTTTCTTATTGAGCATTTTTTCAATGGCGAGGAAATTTTCCACATCGTATTGAGTCACGAAGGTGATGGATTTCCCTGTGCGTCCCGCTCGAGCAGTTCTTCCTACCCTGTGGATGTACTCCTTACATGAACAGAGGTCAAAGtttattacaatttttatatcCTTTAAGTCCAGTCCTCTAGCCCCTACTTGCGTAGAAATTAAGATGTTATAACGGTTGCTTTTGAAAGAATTCAAACTGCTGAGTCTCTGGTTTTGTGTTAACTTCCCATGCAGACATATCGACTTTAGTCCTAAATTTCTGCAGAAGAAATTTAACTTCTGAGCTGTCGCACAGGTGTTTGCAAAGATGATAATGCACCTGGAGGAGAAGTGGAAGCATAGGCTACAGAGGTAGGTGTATTTGTACTTAAGcggaatgaatatataattttcGATGAGGGTACTGGCGGTGCTATACTTATTGGACACCTCAACTTTGATTGGGTTTTTTAATGACGCCTTCTTCAATTTGGCTACACTCTTCGTCATTGTGgcagagaataaaaaggtgATTCTTTTCTCTGGAAGGATTAGTAAGAGCTTATTGATAGATGCTTCAAAATCGAGGGATAATAATTTATCCGCTTCGTCAAACACAAGGtactttaaattttttaaattaaaaccTTTGGTGTTGTTTAGATGGTCTAGAATTCTCCCTGGGGTACTTACAATAATGTTTGGTCTTTTGGCCAGATTTAAAGACTGAGTGACTATATCGACACCTCCAAATATGGTGCATATGTTAACAAGTAGGTTTGATCCCAGGGCTTGAAAGTGCTGTGCTATTTGTATACAGAGTTCCCTGGTGGGGGAGATAACCAAAGCGAAGAAGCTTTGCCTCTTCTCTCGGAGCTCCTGCAGGATGGGTATTATGAAGCAAGCCGTTTTTCCGCTGCCCGTTTCGCTGAGTCCGATAATGTCTCTCTTCTGGAAAGCGCAGGGCAGCATCTTGCGCTGGATGGCGGTCGGCTTCTTCCAGCCCAGCTCCTCTATACTCTGCAGGATTTCTTCGCAGATGTTCAGATCGCGGAAGGTAGTTCGTTCGTCCAGGCCGTTAGCGTCATCCACATCGTCTGCTTCGTTTGCATGGTCTGTTTCGTCCGCGTCGTCCACATCGTCTGCTTCGTCGCTTTGGTCGGGTTCTTCGTTCAGTGCTTCCTCCTGCGGTTCGTCCTCCCCGCTCGTCCCATCGCGTgccctcttcttcccccgcgcttccttccttttcaccttCACCTTGGTCTTCTCCTTCACGCGGTGCTCATATTCGTTATGCATCTTCTGTATGGTCTCCTCCTCaaacattttgtaatttttgtttaGCTTCTTGTCGAAGTTATCGAGCACGTCGCTCGTGCTGCAGCTTTTGTGAagcttcatttctttttaattaaatttgcGAGGGGCGCACAACATACATGGTATAAGTGAGGGCGTTCGTTTGTCCATAAACctttggaatatatatatttttttttttataaggcAGATCAGCTGGGCGTTCAGCTTGGGAGAAAGCTACGTAGAGTTAGGGTCACCTCTTTTTGTAGACTACAGGAAGGAAAGATGTAGTAGAAGGGACGAAGAGTTGTACAATTATACGTTGGGACATGCcgaaaaaatgtcaaaggAACGATAGGATAACATTGCTGTATTTTTCTATCATTAATGCTACTGGGTACATTAACCCTTATATGCAAACATGTGAGAAGTTTCCCGTGGAAACAAATGCAAGGTGATCTTCAAATGGGATGAGCCGATGATGGAATAGTAAAcgggaataaaggaaaaaaaaaaattggaaaagcaATTCGCCATATTCGAGCCTTGACGCGTTGTAAACACTACTGTATTGAATGTCGCATTTTTTGCGGTGGGTAAACTTGTTGCGTTGCGGTGTCaagcagggaaaaaaatatgcgaCCTGCGGGATGCGCGGCTCCGACAAAGTATTGACATTTCATCAGGCAGGGCAAGCCGAGAATACCATcgaaaagggaacaaaaaaacataaataaataaagtgcccttattttgttttaatttatcCTTCATCTTTacatttcctttcccccccctgtgtttatcccttttttctttatgtaaattttttcccccttggccATAATACTGCGTAGCAGCacagggagaaaaaaaaaaaaaaagattcacACGCAAAACTCATTTAGAAATAGAACAACGAGGAGGAGACCACCTTTGAGGCGATTTTAGCAGAAGAAACGGTTTTacagaaaatgaagagaagGTAACGGCCAAGTTCGCTTCAACATCGAGAGACGTGTACCTATATGCCCGTCGAAAATAATGCCGACTGAAAGTTGAAACACCGTACCCGGAACGAACCTGTACGTAAAGATAAttatcccctttttggtAAGGCAAACTGAGAGAACGGCGAAGAAGATAAACAGCCCTTCACGTGCTCTGATTTTTTGCGTTGAGAATGTTCTCCGCTTCCCTTATCGCGCGAACGAATGTGTGGTTGTAAAGGTGGAGGGAAGTCGAGCAGCTTAATTGGCTGCGTCTGGAGTGGAATACATTTAAGCGCTTTTTGGAAGAGATCAACACGCCCTCATGTTCATCGACAAATGAGCGAAGGTTTgttaatgtgaaaaattggtgaatatatatattttttttcgctgtCCCCTTTTGCAGATTGTCCAAACGGACGTATGCCCagtgtacacaaaaaaaaggaaagaacctTCTCGCATGCCCGAGTGAACAGGCACACTGATAGATTTTCTCCATCATTTGGGAAGAGTTAAACTGTCGAGAGGCGCTTCTCGTCGAAGCTTTTTTTACTGAAAAATGAAGACCGAAACGACGGTGGAGGAAAACAGGGACAATCCCGAGGATGGTCCTTTGGGACTCCTGTCCGAGTGCGTCAAGGACAACGCACAAGTTTTAATTAACTGCCGCAATAATAGGAAACTTCTGGCGCGggtaaggaaaggagaacTCGAAGGAAATGCGTCTTCACCTGAGCACTCCTTTCgcccattttttgtgtgcaaataATGAAGTTTACCCAATTcgcctgacctgttcatagGATTTGGTCGATTTATTGACCCACCAGCGGAGCACACATTTGAGTGTACCCCCATACGTATGAGCAAAGCACCTTTGATTCATTCATCTGCATTAACACCATTTTACGATTTCGCTTCCTTCAGGTTAAAGCTTTTGATAGACACTGTAATTTGTTGCTGACCGAGGTTCGAGAAATTTGGGTGGAGGTGGTGAaggacaaaaagaagaaaaaaaaaattaacaaggACAGATACATCAGCATACTCTTTTTAAGGGGAGACTCCgttattttaattttgagAAATCCAAAGTGAAGCTtatgaaggaagagcaaGTTAGCAACTGTGAGGTGACGCAAAGGTGGAcgagccaaaaaaaaaaaaaaaaaaacagccaaaatgaattttttttttatccaatttggctgttttttttttttttttttttttttttgctc contains:
- a CDS encoding Small nuclear ribonucleoprotein Sm D2, whose product is MKTETTVEENRDNPEDGPLGLLSECVKDNAQVLINCRNNRKLLARVKAFDRHCNLLLTEVREIWVEVVKDKKKKKKINKDRYISILFLRGDSVILILRNPK